The following proteins come from a genomic window of Gynuella sunshinyii YC6258:
- a CDS encoding alanyl-tRNA editing protein, with protein sequence MTHKMFYEDAYLKQLKTTIVAMEPAEGQWQLITAETIFYPQGGGQPGDQGWLLTEDGRRIEITNTRYSADRQHIVHYLNGTSIAGLAAGTCVTLELNWARRHRLMRMHTAMHLMCSIIPAPVTGGGVSELQSRCEFDVQTSDWDKEQLTRQLNELVQAALPVSISYITEQQLDDNPELVRTMSVQPPRGLGDIRMIRVGEGIDYQPCGGTHVANTAEIGQIRIASIKSKGKQNKRFNIELED encoded by the coding sequence ATGACGCACAAAATGTTTTACGAAGATGCTTATCTTAAGCAGCTCAAAACTACAATTGTCGCGATGGAACCAGCTGAAGGTCAGTGGCAGCTGATTACCGCAGAAACTATTTTTTACCCTCAGGGGGGAGGACAGCCGGGTGATCAGGGGTGGCTGTTAACGGAAGATGGAAGGCGCATTGAAATTACCAACACCCGTTACAGCGCAGACAGGCAGCATATCGTTCATTATCTCAATGGCACTTCTATAGCCGGGCTGGCAGCTGGTACTTGTGTAACGCTGGAGCTGAACTGGGCGCGTCGTCATCGTTTGATGCGTATGCATACTGCCATGCATTTGATGTGTTCAATCATACCTGCTCCCGTGACCGGTGGTGGTGTGAGTGAGCTGCAGAGTCGCTGTGAATTTGATGTTCAAACATCTGATTGGGACAAAGAGCAACTGACCCGACAGTTAAATGAACTGGTGCAGGCAGCTTTACCGGTATCGATTTCCTACATCACCGAACAGCAGCTGGATGATAATCCTGAGCTGGTCAGAACCATGAGCGTTCAGCCACCACGCGGTCTTGGCGACATACGCATGATCCGGGTGGGTGAGGGAATTGATTATCAGCCATGTGGGGGAACCCATGTTGCCAATACTGCGGAAATCGGTCAGATAAGAATTGCCAGTATCAAGAGTAAAGGCAAACAAAATAAGCGTTTCAATATCGAGCTGGAGGACTGA